A region from the Lolium perenne isolate Kyuss_39 chromosome 4, Kyuss_2.0, whole genome shotgun sequence genome encodes:
- the LOC127332188 gene encoding putative B3 domain-containing protein Os03g0621600 produces MGKPCERSKKKGDYCHNHVEEQDNYFFKIMIGDFGERITIPDAFVKHFRGKSARTIKLESRNGCTFDAKITNNYDELVLQSGWGSFASAHDLKVGDLLLFKYNGISQLKVLIFDPSGCEKVQSHLVINNTGQELIDISSSFDDIPINSPQSERPNQGNDNVNISSSRSPPEASEDDLEAYSDSVPLYILPRGISLTDVQTKKLDKRVQAIQSKTPIYGCIMSKSSLYAEPSNLYLSRKYADTYLPFKNGTLILERHAKNWEVQCSITSVKRKRFTKGWKEFARDNS; encoded by the exons ATGGGAAAGCCTTGTGAGAGATCAAAAAAGAAGGGAGATTACTGCCACAACCATGTAGAGGAGCAAGACAACTATTTCTTCAAAATTATGATTGGTGATTTTGGTGAAAGGATC ACCATACCAGATGCCTTTGTCAAACATTTTAGGGGTAAATCTGCAAGAACCATTAAGCTGGAATCACGCAATGGTTGCACTTTTGATGCCAAAATTACAAATAATTACGACGAACTAGTCCTCCAATCTGGATGGGGTTCATTTGCTAGTGCTCATGACTTGAAAGTGGGGGACCTCCTGTTATTCAAGTACAATGGGATATCTCAACTGAAGGTTCTAATCTTCGATCCGAGTGGCTGTGAGAAAGTACAATCGCATCTTGTCATCAATAATACTGGTCAAGAACTAATTGACAtctcaagcagttttgatgatattCCCATAAATTCACCACAAAGTGAAAGGCCAAACCAGGGGAACGATAATGTGAATATCAGTTCATCAAGGTCTCCACCCGAGGCATCAG AAGATGACCTGGAAGCATATTCTGATTCTGTCCCGCTGTACATCCTCCCACGTGGTATCTCTCTTACTGATGTGCAGACGAAGAAACTGGATAAAAGGGTCCAAGCTATTCAATCCAAAACCCCTATCTACGGATGTATCATGAGCAAGAGCAGTCTTTATGCAGAACCTTCTAATCTG TACTTATCTCGGAAATATGCCGATACATACCTTCCGTTTAAAAATGGAACGCTGATCCTTGAACGGCATGCCAAGAATTGGGAAGTGCAGTGCAGCATCACCTCGGTTAAACGTAAAAGGTTTACAAAAGGGTGGAAAGAGTTTGCACGTGACAACAGTTGA